The proteins below come from a single Tachypleus tridentatus isolate NWPU-2018 chromosome 13, ASM421037v1, whole genome shotgun sequence genomic window:
- the LOC143235991 gene encoding uncharacterized protein LOC143235991 isoform X5 encodes MLERKYGGVCARHAALTIQRAFRKYCMVKRFQELAHPKSEKRLSRRLPTFDLEGKDWMVYAGSLKSSGHRQYTTGIYNPGQEMLKEGFQGISSTPQSVDAAVKSNFAALYRELSETLETENGRPLRPTRSFSMREKKTLYLTDSDNSIRSSANCVYTKESTSHPSAQVMTAHKNIDMQVMSSGETLDSQNSLQSGLPEGSSALNDSVRHMPSSGSVRSPSSIPKHSVQTLMSSTTDVKHIHSSHGAHHGPMTCLVPSQIPSPGTEHYHIPREPLPSEDSTINFSGMGEGLVRDSAGRRSVNNPLGMTKQPQEGLLQRTSVRSSDAALGRKYNKKQKKIPPQVPKRTSSILNQEYKSTSDGVNSPTYSVESLTSSSGASEGSMGYEITQQYSAQVDNSEMGKVQSKKCNVDASPIWKRKSLIMADHVPAGTQLEDKRLSNISENSEDSLESTGYSTSPPISVSDMPSFAGITYSDSGTRTLHGIPSSPLPYKSQISEIQKKRQYRIGLNLFNKKPERGIRYLIQRNFLEGSPKAVARFLISRKGLSKQNIGEYLGNIQSPFNMAVLGCFVEEIDFAGMQVDVALRKFQTFFRMPGEAQKIERLVEVFSHRFIECNSDIVSKLQNPDTIFVLAFAIIMLNTDLHTPNMKAEKRMKLDDFIKNLRGVDDGNDLDRHMLTGIYERIKASEFKPGSDHVTQVMKVQQTIVGKKPNLALPHRRLVCYCRLYEIYDINKKERPGVHQREIFLFNDMIMVTKIFNKKKNSVTYTFRQSFPLCGMNVTLFEAPYYPHGIRLSQRVDDKVLITFNARNEHDRSKFVDDLKESILEMDEMESMRIEAELEKQKSVRSRGGDNRDSGVADMEIVPASSKESRQVTNSLSANLKRSALSNSLLDLHEQQMNKPVRRGSAGSLDSGMSISFQSSAASTVSRDSLLQTVPVNGANRTVVDSGVIPVTSAGKSSNTHGFLGGLFSKKGKSSSRINIRKNTEASTM; translated from the exons ATGCTAGAGAGAAAGTATGGTGGAGTCTGTGCTCGTCATGCAGCTTTGACCATCCAAAGAGCATTCCGAAAATACTGCATGGTGAAGAGATTTCAAGAACTGGCCCACCCTAAGAGTGAGAAGCGTTTATCACGAAGGCTCCCCACGTTCGACTTAGAAGGAAAGGACTGGATGGTGTATGCTGGGTCATTAAAATCCAGTGGTCATAGGCAGTACACCACTGGAATTTATAATCCAGGCCAGGAAATGCTGAAAGAAGGCTTCCAAGGCATTAGTTCCACACCACAAAGTGTGGATGCAGCAGTCAAATCAAATTTTGCAGCACTGTACCGTGAACTAAGTGAAACCTTAGAAACTGAAAATGGAAGACCACTGAGACCAACTAGATCATTTAGCATGAGAGAGAAAAAGACATTATACCTGACAGATTCAGACAACTCTATAAGATCATCAGCCAACTGTGTGTACACTAAAGAATCCACTTCTCATCCAAGTGCTCAGGTAATGACTGctcataaaaatatagatatgCAAGTAATGTCCTCTGGTGAGACATTAGATTCTCAAAACTCTCTACAGTCTGGTCTTCCTGAAGGATCCAGTGCTTTAAATGACAGTGTACGCCACATGCCTTCATCTGGGAGTGTTAGATCACCTTCTTCTATTCCTAAACATTCAGTACAGACTCTAATGTCCTCCACTACTGATGTGAAACATATCCATTCCTCCCATGGTGCTCATCATGGACCCATGACGTGTTTGGTCCCTAGTCAGATACCATCACCAGGTACAGAACATTATCATATACCAAGAGAACCACTTCCTTCAGAAGATAGTACCATTAACTTT AGTGGAATGGGTGAAGGATTAGTTCGAGATTCTGCTGGAAGACGGTCAGTAAATAACCCATTAGGGATGACCAAACAACCTCAAGAAGGGTTGCTTCAGAGGACTTCCGTAAGGTCAAGTGATGCAGCCCTTggaagaaaatacaataaaaaacagaaaaagattCCTCCTCAGGTACCCAAACGAACTTCTTCCATTTTAAACCAAGAATATAAAAGCACATCTGATGGAGTTAATTCCCCCACCTATTCAGTTGAGTCTTTAACCTCAAGCTCCGGAGCCAGCGAAGGCAGCATGGGATATGAAATAACTCAGCAATACAGTGCACAAGTTGATAACAGTGAAATGGGTAAAGTTCAGAGCAAGAAATGCAATGTTGATGCTTCTCCCATCTGGAAGAGAAAGTCTCTAATCATGGCTGATCATGTACCAGCTGGTACTCAATTAGAAGACAAACGACTAAGCAACATATCAGAAAATAGTGAAGATAGCTTAGAAAGTACAGGCTACTCCACATCACCTCCAATATCAGTGTCAGATATGCCCTCCTTTGCAGGAATTACTTACTCTGACTCTGGTACCAGGACACTGCATGGCATTCCTTCAAGTCCTCTTCCATACAAA TCACAGATTTCTGAGATCCAAAAGAAAAGGCAGTACAGGATTGGTTTGAACCTGTTTAACAAGAAGCCTGAAAGAGGAATTCGCTATCTTATTCAACGCAATTTTTTGGAGGGAAGCCCTAAAGCTGTAGCTCGATTTCTAATTTCTCGTAAAGGTCTCAGTAAACAAAATATTGGAGAATACCTTGGAAATATACAGTCTCCATTCAACATGGCTGTTTTAGG atgttttgttgaGGAGATTGATTTTGCTGGGATGCAAGTTGATGTTGCCTTGCGAAAGTTTCAGACATTTTTTCGTATGCCT GGAGAAGCACAGAAAATTGAGAGACTTGTAGAAGTATTCAGCCATCGGTTCATCGAATGCAACTCTGACATTGTTTCAAAGCTTCAAAACCCTGATACTATTTTTGTTCTTGCTTTTGCCATCATTATGCTAAACACGGACTTGCACACTCCTAACATGAAAGCAGAGAAAAGGATGAAACTAGATGACTTTATAAAAAATTTACGAG GAGTTGATGATGGAAATGACCTTGATCGACACATGCTAACAGGAATCTATGAAAGAATCAAGGCAAGTGAGTTTAAACCAGGATCTGACCATGTGACACAAGTGATGAAGGTCCAACAGACTATAGTGGGCAAAAAACCA AATCTTGCACTTCCTCACAGACGTCTCGTGTGTTATTGTCGACTGTATGAAATATACGATATCAATAAGAAGGAGCGACCAGGAGTTCATCAGCgagaaatctttctttttaatgaCATGATTATG GTCACCAAGATattcaacaagaaaaaaaatagtgtTACTTACACTTTTCGCCAGTCTTTTCCTCTTTGTGGCATGAATGTTACCCTTTTCGAAGCCCCTT ATTATCCACACGGTATTAGGCTTAGCCAAAGAGTGGATGACAAAGTGCTAATTACTTTCAATGCCCGGAATGAACATGACCGATCAAAGTTTGTGGATGATTTGAAGGAATCTATTTTAGAA ATGGACGAGATGGAGAGTATGAGGATTGAAGCAGAGCTGGAGAAGCAGAAGTCAGTACGAAGCCGTGGGGGGGATAACAGAGACTCTGGGGTAGCTGATATGGAGATTGTCCCTGCTTCAAGCAAGGAAAGTCGTCAAGTGACCAATAGTCTTTCTGCAAATTTGAAACGTTCTGCTTTGTCTAATTCTTTACTAGACCTTCATGAGCAGC aaatgaaCAAACCAGTACGACGAGGCAGTGCAGGATCACTGGACAGTGGAATG tcaATATCTTTCCAATCATCAGCAGCTAGTACAGTAAGTAGAGATTCACTACTCCAAACAGTTCCAGTTAATGGAGCAAACAGAACAGTAGTAGACAGTGGTGTTATTCCAGTTACATCTGCAGGTAAGTCTTCAAACACTCATGGATTTTTGGGTGGTTTGTTCAGCAAGAAAGGAAAGTCTTCAAGTAGAATAAATATTCGTAAAAATACTGAAGCCTCAACTATGTGA